One genomic region from Prionailurus bengalensis isolate Pbe53 chromosome C1, Fcat_Pben_1.1_paternal_pri, whole genome shotgun sequence encodes:
- the TACSTD2 gene encoding tumor-associated calcium signal transducer 2 — protein MAREPGLALPSLPLPLLLLLLLAAATGPAAAQDNCTCATNKMTLCRADGPGGRCQCRALGSGFPVDCSTLTSKCLLLKARMSTPKSGRALVRPSEHALVDNDGLYDPDCDHDGRFKARQCNQTSVCWCVNSVGVRRTDKGDLSLRCDELVRTHHILIDLRHRPAARAFNHSDLDAELRRLFRERYRLHPRFVAAVHYERPTIQIELRQNASEKAPGDVDIADAAYYFERDVKGESLFPGRGGLDVRVRGEPLLVERTLIYYLDEKPPEFSMKRLTAGLIAVIVVVVVALVAGVAVLVITNRRKSGKYKKVEVKELGELRKEPSL, from the coding sequence ATGGCCCGGGAGCCGGGCCTCGCGCTGCCGTCGCTcccgctgccgctgctgctgttgctgctccTGGCGGCGGCGACCGGCCCTGCGGCCGCGCAGGACAACTGCACGTGCGCCACCAATAAGATGACCCTGTGCCGCGCGGACGGCCCCGGCGGCCGCTGCCAGTGCCGCGCGCTGGGCTCGGGCTTCCCGGTGGACTGCTCCACGCTGACTTCCAAGTGCCTGCTGCTCAAGGCGCGCATGAGCACCCCCAAGAGCGGCCGCGCGCTCGTGCGGCCCAGCGAGCACGCGCTCGTGGACAACGACGGCCTGTATGACCCCGACTGCGACCACGACGGCCGCTTCAAGGCCCGCCAGTGCAACCAGACGTCGGTGTGCTGGTGCGTGAACTCGGTGGGCGTGCGCCGCACGGACAAGGGCGACCTGAGTCTGCGCTGCGACGAGCTGGTGCGCACCCACCACATCCTCATCGACTTGCGCCACCGCCCGGCCGCCCGCGCCTTCAACCATTCGGACCTGGACGCCGAGCTGCGGCGGCTCTTCCGTGAGCGCTACCGGCTGCACCCCAGGTTCGTGGCGGCCGTGCACTACGAGCGGCCCACCATCCAGATAGAGCTCCGGCAGAACGCGTCCGAGAAGGCCCCCGGCGACGTGGACATCGCCGACGCCGCCTACTACTTCGAGAGGGACGTCAAGGGCGAATCGCTGTTCCCGGGTCGCGGCGGCCTCGACGTGCGCGTGCGCGGCGAGCCCCTCCTAGTGGAGCGGACGCTCATCTACTACCTGGACGAGAAGCCCCCAGAGTTCTCCATGAAGCGCCTCACGGCCGGCCTCATCGCCGTCATCGTGGTGGTCGTGGTGGCCCTCGTCGCCGGCGTGGCCGTCCTGGTGATCACCAACCGGAGGAAGTCGGGGAAGTACAAGAAGGTGGAGGTCAAAGAACTGGGGGAGTTGAGAAAGGAACCGAGCTTGTAG